From a single Silene latifolia isolate original U9 population chromosome 6, ASM4854445v1, whole genome shotgun sequence genomic region:
- the LOC141588374 gene encoding uncharacterized protein LOC141588374, producing the protein MEILSRILRGIHKLHQVSYHPKCGKIGLNHMIFDDDLMLFVRGDVPSVRAITSSLDSFANMSGLVANPDKTNIYMGGIRENIKQEILTSTGYIEGNFPFRYLGVPLNEGRLNKTMFADLLSKVQGALNHWTNYKLSYAGKISLINSVVFGLEQFWCSTLLLPKGVLRLITKFFKNFLWNSEEGQRKMIMKSWASCCYPYQEGGFNIKEVLSWNKCVICKWIWELINQSDGFWVTWNHTYNIKQGDFWTLQKKSTHSESWRSILQVRDDLLAIAGSGDNATGLLQSCVRRGKLQLHLLYDHFRQCGNKLSWTKVAWNRALLPKHSFFLVMAMQRKLATIDKLNARGLCMVNRCTLCKMDNECHKHLFFQCSYSALIWGQILKWLNMQYRTVKMSKEMHWIASRRTCKHWKARWYMSCLGATVYCIWEERNTRIFSGHEHQVDYVVKRIQYLVKVRLLYITHPSKEGEIVVALDGY; encoded by the coding sequence ATGGAGATTTTGTCACGCATTTTAAGAGGTATACATAAGTTGCACCAAGTCTCTTATCATCCTAAATGTGGAAAGATTGGCTTAAATCATATGATCTTTGATGATGATTTGATGCTCTTTGTCAGGGGTGATGTTCCCTCTGTAAGAGCTATTACCTCCTCTTTGGACTCATTTGCTAACATGTCTGGATTAGTTGCTAATCCGGATAAAACTAATATTTATATGGGTGGTATAAGGGAGAACATTAAGCAGGAAATCTTGACTTCTACTGGTTATATTGAAGGGAATTTTCCTTTCAGATATCTTGGTGTCCCTCTGAATGAAGGCAGGCTGAACAAAACCATGTTTGCTGATCTTCTTTCTAAGGTTCAGGGGGCTCTTAATCACTGGACTAATTATAAACTCTCTTATGCTGGTAAAATTAGCCTCATCAATTCTGTTGTTTTTGGTTTGGAGCAGTTCTGGTGCTCCACTCTACTGCTTCCAAAAGGTGTGCTCAGGTTAATTACTAAATTCTTCAAAAATTTCCTTTGGAACTCTGAGGAAGGACAAAGGAAAATGATCATGAAGAGCTGGGCCTCATGTTGCTATCCTTACCAGGAAGGTGGATTTAATATCAAAGAAGTTTTGTCATGGAATAAATGTGTGATCTGTAAGTGGATTTGGGAGCTCATTAATCAGTCTGATGGGTTTTGGGTTACTTGGAATCATACTTACAATATCAAACAGGGAGATTTCTGGACTCTGCAGAAGAAAAGCACTCATTCTGAGAGTTGGAGGAGTATACTGCAGGTCAGGGATGACTTGTTAGCTATTGCAGGCTCTGGTGATAATGCTACAGGGCTACTGCAGAGCTGTGTCAGGAGGGGGAAGCTTCAGCTTCACCTGTTATATGATCATTTTAGGCAGTGTGGAAACAAATTGAGCTGGACAAAGGTTGCTTGGAATCGTGCTTTATTGCCTAAGCATAGCTTCTTCCTGGTTATGGCTATGCAAAGGAAACTGGCTACTATTGATAAGTTGAATGCTAGGGGTTTGTGCATGGTTAATCGCTGTACATTATGCAAGATGGACAATGAATGCCATAAGCATTTGTTCTTTCAATGCAGCTATTCTGCTCTGATATGGGGGCAAATCCTCAAGTGGTTGAATATGCAATATAGAACTGTGAAAATGAGCAAGGAAATGCACTGGATTGCTAGCAGACGAACCTGCAAACATTGGAAGGCTCGATGGTACATGAGTTGTTTGGGTGCTACTGTCTACTGCATTTGGGAAGAGCGCAATACAAGGATTTTTTCTGGACATGAGCATCAGGTGGATTATGTAGTGAAACGAATTCAATATTTAGTTAAAGTACGCTTATTATATATAACTCACCCCTCTAAAGAGGGTGAGATTGTAGTTGCTTTAGACGGTTACTAG